The DNA region GGTTTCCCAATATATTCAACCAATGCTGTGCGATTTCGAATGGGTCATGTCAAATCCCCTGTGGTTGTAGAGGTTGATTCAAAGGGTGACTCATGTCATGAAAACAAGTTTGTATGGACCTACACTTCAGAAGTGTTCCGAATGACTCAGGTGTGTTCCACCTGATCTGTACTTCTCAACTGCCTTTCTGCATTTGCATCTTATTTGTTGTGAAATGGTTCCTTTAATACTAATGCTCTCTCCTTTTGGGAGGAAGAAATGACGTACTCCTAATGTTTCCACTAATTTATAAAGAAACTTTTAAGCGTAGAAAATGGGCCATTAAATTCATACTACAAGGACAAACTGCAAATTCTGGATATTCTAGACATTTTTACAGTATAGAAATCAGATATTCtggatttgaagtcttagattaggaCTTGTATCATATTTGATGCAGCTCTGAAATGTTAGAATTTCAAGTTTATGATTGACTAGATACTTGACTTAAATAAGCTAATATATGGCATCCTTACAAACAGGAGAACCGCTTGCAGACATTTAAGCTTCCAGAACCAGTTCTTTGCATAGGTGGAATTCTGCAGATTGAGCTTCTGGGTAGAGTTCAGAGACAAGAAATGGACGGATTGTTCTATATATGGTTAGTTTTGCGTTTGTTTTCTTAAAGAGTTATTACCATCCCCCAAATGCTCACCCCAATGACTTGTTGATTTGTTAATGACCATCTTGATGAAATTATTTAACAGGACAAACTTAAAGAGAGAACTAAGTAATATTATAGAAATGTTACTAGTGTTTTTCTACCGGAATCATGTTGCAAttgttttaattacaaatttatgTTGCGACTCCATTCCTTTTATTGGTCCAATACTTGTCTTTGACTGTGAGGCACATTAAGCCTGTGATAATACTGATTGAGTAATGTTACATAGAATAAGAGATTATGGGATGGGAAACACTGGTGGTGGTAATAGCATCACTTTTTTTCTGTCAGTTGGATATTTGGCTTTAAAATTTTATTGTAGTAAGCCAGCAAAATGATAAAGTTCGCATGGTTCGATTTTTTTATTATAGTAGACCAATTCCCCTACATTAAGAAATTGCTTGTAGATTCTTAAAAAGGTGATATGAATTGGCAGGATAAGTTGAATAACTTTTGTTGGAATGGTGAAAATGAATTGGATTTAGTTGTTTTGATATGCAGGATGGGAAACTGAAATATTTATACATGTGAACTCTTTTCTGTATCTTGTCTTTAGAACAACAATTACTttcgttttctttgttttagctTCAGTTGATCAGTGATGCTTGCTTGTTCTACTATGTGCATGTCTTTGTGCCTGGGTTTGTTGATGCCTGATGATATATTATCTGAGGAAACATGTTTGCTTTTCTATGCatttcttcaattatttttcattagcgcaatggcgttctaggattcatatagccgaccccacttagtgggaaaaggctttgttgttgttgttgttgtggtctGTATATTCTCTTTTTAGTGTTTAGAAATGTACTATTTGACTCTGATCATGTTATGATCTGATATTTCTGTTAATAAGAAAGACAAATCCCGCCAGGTGCCAGTATCGTGTATCTCAAAGCCTCACACCCTCTTTTGATTTTTATTCTTTGGTGGTCAATCGTCTGTTGATGTACTGGAATTTGACAAACGTAGAACAATATAGAGGGAAAGAGCAGGATTTGGAAGATTTTAGGATCACTAGGCCAAGTAGATGTTTTTGCTGTCATGACATGTGGGTTTTGGGATTGGGACATGGCAATCTAAAACTTTTGTAGATGGAAGCATTACCCCAGGAAAGGGAATTCCTTGATGAGATAGATGAGCGAGAAggaattaaaattttgtttgttttgactTGCTGGTTCGATCACCCATTTTGTTATGGCAGAGTGTTATTTTGCATGTTTTCTAATTTTGTGCGCATTATTGGAATCTATTGCATGCTGCAGTGTGTGTCATGTTGAAGTCAAAGGGAAGCCATTATCGCCTGCATTTGGTGTTGAAATTCATGAACCATCTGGGGAGTTTGTGTTGAAGAACGATGTGCAGGCCAAGTTGCACAACCAACCCGTCGAGAATGAGTCCGTTGTTATCTCCACTGTTAATTTGGAGAATATGAGAGACGACATGTTGCCAGTTGTGAATTTGAATGTAGAAGGTATTGCGGAGGAATATGAATGGGAGGAAGAGGAGGGATCTGATGAAGAGTATTTCCTCTAATTGTATGTGAAGAGTTGCGGTTTTTTCATTGATTGTCTCTAAACCGTAGCTTCTATCCTCTCGTTGAATTGGACTTCCGCTCGTCGGGGGCTAGTTTTCTCGAGTGTATTAGCCCTGGCATAGTGAGAGTGATAATGTCATAAACAGTTGCTGCAGAGTTATATTTGAGGTGTTGAAACAGTGATAATATCTGCTAAATGCAAGTTTTAGCTGCTTGTATATTTGAGGTGTTTGAATATTTAAGAACTCTCTCATCATGTTTTTGGTGTATATTTCATTGtttgagaattgaaaataggggttttttatttgaactctaAAACCCGTCTAGAACCTGAAATTATGGGTGGGTTCAGTTTCGTTCGGTTTGATTTTTTGCCGAAACTGTAAACCAAACCGAAGTCACTGTtctgttcggttcggttttactCGAATAGAGCAATACTTCCAGTTAAACTAGGGATGTTTGTTGAACCCCATTCAATTTTACTCGAAAACGTTCAGATTTCAGAATTTTCTAATTAGAAATAGATCTTCCAATCAAACTTGCACCTTTGATGAAACAAATTCGGATCAACATCGAAACACAGAAAACATGAAGAAAGGTTTTGAATACAGAAAACACAACCACCTCCAAACAACGCTACAGACCGACCCTCACCTTCACCCTCTTCCCGCTCATCTCCCTCTCTTTGTAATCTACGCTGCCAGCGTCGATCAAGTCCCACCTTCAGCTGGGCGTCGATATGTGTTCTCCGCGAGTGCCGATTCAACTCGGCCGTAGCTCCACGTAGTTGTTGCTACGCGGAAAGGGTAGGGGAGTTGCCGGTTTTGGATGGTGCCTACAACCGCGAGGGAGGAGATGGGGAAGTCGAGAACCAAATAAAATCTTTTGATTCTGAAAAACCTGTTTTCAATTCcttttaagttgtttttaagaATGACTAAAGGTTTTTAGTTGAATACCAAACAGGCCATAAGCATCCCGTAAATACACCGATTGAGACGTGTTTAACCGGAAATAAAAAGTAATGCTGCTGATAACGTAAACCCTAACGAAAGCATGCTGCTGAGGTTTCAGCAAATACAATTGTCAAACGACTACTTCGTTATCCATGTAAAtgaaaaaacatatattatttaatttattactaTTGCACAGAGCATTATGGACGTTAACGAAGTAATGGTGAAGGTGTTCAAATTGCTCAAACGTTTGCACTAACAAATACTACAATTATAATACGGACACTGATGCACAACGAGCAAACAGGACTTCGATCTTTAGGGTACCTTGGACTTCACCGGTGCTGGGAGCAACTGTGTCACAGAAGCAAAGGAGACTCagtaaaaaacaaaaggaaaaacgCCTTTGGATCCGTTGCATATTCATAACAACAAATGTTCATGGAAGAAACTAGTATAAAAACCTGATAACATGAGATCAGAGAAGTAGTAAATCCCAAGGCTCCGGTAACACGAGGAGTAACTTTCTTAGGTGCCAACTGAAGCAACCCAACTGCTACCACTGTGTCCAATGCTGCTTTAACCAGGGCCAGCGATCTCTCATTTGACTTCTTGAGTTTAGCACGGTATTGTTCATTCTGCAGTCACAAAGCCACACGAAAATTGTAAAGAACGTCGCATTCTGAACCATCACGACTTATTTTATGGTCATAGCATTTACAAGGTATGAGGTCAACATACTTGATACTTCTCACTGTTCTTCAGATCCTTCTCTAACTTTTTAAGTTGTCCAGAAATCCTTCCTATCTCCCCAAGCTGATTTAGGAAGCAATTAGAATACATTTTTCATGCCATGTATCTCTCggaaaaaaaacaatatgtaCTAGTAAGGGAAGCATAGTTAGGGAGCAACGAACCTCAACCAAAGTGGTACAAATTGAGGATCCCATCCAACAGAAAAGAGAGATCTGGCCAATCAGATCAGCACGTTCCTTGTTCTATAGCAAACACAATTTCTAAACTTTTACCCCACAAATTGCCACAGAACCCAATAGAGAACAATTGTATGGAAAAAGTATGTGATCATACATACCTTATAGATACCTGTTCTACCGAGCCAGACAATTTGATCAAGAAACAGAAATGTTGACAGCAATGCATTTTTGGACTGTAAAGCATCAGTTTAGattgtcattaaaaaaaaaaatgaagaatctCGTTTCTAGTTGGAAGTAGATTATATGCATACCTTTCCTAGCAGAACAAGCGGAAGAGGAGTTCCTGGAGCAGTTGGACTAATAAGACCATGCAGATCATTGATGAACTGGAACCAAGCAGACAATTCTTAAAACGTTCAAGAATAGAAAGGCTTGAAATTCAAGTTCTATGACATATTTCACTTAGAAAACTAGGGTGTACCACaaaaatttg from Malus domestica chromosome 01, GDT2T_hap1 includes:
- the LOC114820645 gene encoding peroxisomal membrane protein 11D-like, with the protein product MTTLDAARAELALAVLYLNKAEARDKICRAIQYGSKFLSNGEPGTAQNVDKSTSLARKVFRLFKFINDLHGLISPTAPGTPLPLVLLGKSKNALLSTFLFLDQIVWLGRTGIYKNKERADLIGQISLFCWMGSSICTTLVELGEIGRISGQLKKLEKDLKNSEKYQNEQYRAKLKKSNERSLALVKAALDTVVAVGLLQLAPKKVTPRVTGALGFTTSLISCYQLLPAPVKSKVP